In Theobroma cacao cultivar B97-61/B2 chromosome 7, Criollo_cocoa_genome_V2, whole genome shotgun sequence, the genomic window GCATGCCACCTACTTCACGTTTAAACTATCCTTTTGTCATCCGTGACAAGGTTGAACTATATATCCTTTAGTGACTCAAATTATGAATAcgttagcaaaatggacaaaTGGTCTTGTCACCCACACTTATactatatatgaaattaaatctctttttttttaattcaaatttttaagttcaaCTTAAATGAAAACTAAAATCATAAGTCTGAACtcacaaataaaaacaaattatcaacgaatcattttaatttatctaaaaGAAGATCCACATTAAGCGTACCTGTTAAGTTGTTGTTATCgagatataaatatcttaaTCTAGTCAAATTCCCAATTTCTTGAGGCACACTTCCCTCCAAGACATTGTCAGTTAAAGATAAGAATTCTAACGCTTTGCACTTGAATACAGCTGATGGAATTTGACCTATAATGAGATTATTAGTGTTCAAATCAATATatgcaataaaaatatattaatgatcAAGAAAGCTGATTACTATGCAACCTGAAAGCTGATTATTGTCCAAATATAACCTTTTCAACTTGGAAAGATTTCCAATTGCTATAGGAATCTGCCCCTTCAAATCATTGTCATACAAGATCAACTTCTCAAGGTTTGACAAAGAGCCCAATGAAGATGGGATAACACCAGAGAAGTTGTTACTGTACAGAAGCAAGCTATGAAGTTGAGTGAAGGAATCAAACCATGCTGGGATTTCTCCACGAATGTTGTTGTGACGaaagtttatatatttcaGTGAAGACAAATTAGCCAACTCCATGGGCAATGAGCCATGAAAATGATTAAATCCGATGTTAAGCCgagaaagaaaagatagaTTTCCAAGTGAGGTGGGATGGTGCCTATAAGACTCATCTTAGAAAGATCAAGAGTGGTAACCCTTTCATGATGGGATCCGCAAGTGACACCAATCCAGTTGCAAACAGACGTACCACTAGTCCAGTTGGTTGCCAACAAGTTTAGAGGGTCATGGGTGACATGGGCTTTCAGTGCAAGAAGAGCCAATTGGTCAATGGTGGCGTTGGGTGATTCCGCTGACAAATTAGCCACAGAGTTGCTCAACACCACCACAAATACCATAAGAGGGAGGAGGAAGCCATTGTTTCCCATGAGGCTATATTTGTGGTTGAGGCAAGTaattagaaaagaaacaaattcaattaatttgttGAATTATTGTGTTGGTTGATGCTCATTCCTTAAATACTATCCATGGTGAAGCATCCAAAGTGGATTATTACCAGTGTTTGGTTCTAGCAGCTTAAAATACAGTCAATGCAAGTGAGCATTTTAGAGGAAGTGAGATATGATGAGTGTTCCACCTTTCAATAAAGttttatatatacttaatactttttcttttgatttatttatttctccaTTATATTATGTTTTGTCATCCATGACACGGTTGGACTATTCTTCATTGACTAAAATTACATGGAAATTAGTGTATCATAGAGGAGAAGCGTGAAGCACATTTACACAAGTCTTCCtccttttgaaaaatttatttcttctacttattttattacaagtaataatgaaaaaaaaaaactttcttCAACACATAACGAACCCAACCTCCCACAATCTCCACTCTCTTCAATTCTTATCAACATCCCACTTGCCAATCTCCACATTCATTCGTGGCTAATGCCACTAAGACTTGGAAGCATTAGGCAGCAAGAAGTTATAATGTAAAGGATGAATTTGTGTAATCCCATGTTTTGTTGTCCATAACACGTTTAAACTATTCTTCCTTAATTAAAATTACGTGTTAAGATGGTTTATAGCTATTTTTGTATATAAGATAATATTGATAATTTGGGCTTtgtgaaaatcaagaaaaggaaaatgtaaAATGCAGAAATTAGCGTATGATAGAGGAGAAGCGTGAAGCACATATATACAAGCAATAATGAATCCAATTATATCAGTCCAGATGCTACTAAAATTACTTTCTTCCCATCCATTTAATTCGTATTATATCAGTCCCAACTCCCAACGTATTCtgcattttaattatattaattataaccAACACAAAGAAACAATCTCTTCAGCAAAGCTTAGGCAGTTCTTCATCAGGTATCTTAGCAAAGGAGATTAAGCCCCAGGCATCGATGGGTAGCATaaaacatgacaagtattCAGAGATAAGTAGCTAAGTAGCAGTAGCAGAGCACACTATCTCTTTCCCTTGAATCATATCCAGTCAGCCTTATATTATGTATTTTGTAAGATTTGGAAGACTCATGTAGCTGACGTACGTGAATAACGTATATGATATACTGAAATCATTCACAGAGAGATGAAGAAGGAAAATGTAACTATCATCTGTTGAGCTTATTAGAGTTGAGTGTTATAGAGACAAGACACAGAGAGATGAGCCAGCAAAGCAACAGCTATATTATTCATCTATTCATACATATAAACTTTGTACAGCAACAGGGCTAAAGCTTAGTAGAGCAGAGTTTAGTTGATATTCTCAGCTCCATTGCCATTACGATTGTGGTTTGATTATgatacttttaatttttattgtgcAGAATTCACTAAGCTGTTTTCTGTATAGTTAGACCAATCACTGAacaatttctttatttgttgcaagcataaaaagattttcttggttgatatccTTCGACAATTTTCAGGGGAAAGCACTTCACATAATCCCTTTTCTGGATGTTTCCATGTGGAAAATCTATCAAGCTTTCAACTTCTGTAATACGTGCTTTCTAACTTGCAGCAAATACATACATAGATAAAGTATCAAATAGTATCTCACTTTGATATTTCAAAGTGCTTTGCCAATGCTATCACCAAAATTATTGTGATAAAGAATTTACAGTCATCAAATTCGGGCACAAAAaagaaggattagcacccagTTACTGTGTTCTGCCATCAACATAAAGAAGCGAAAATAAGCATTTCTGCTGcagtttctcaaaaattttggaatgACTTGTTGCTACTAATGCACCTATTGCGAGGAAATCTGtaatttctctctttctctctctctgctTTTTCTCCTTCTTACTGCTTGTAAGATGTAGACAACATTAGACAATGCAAAAGGATAATGAAGAATACCACAGATCAAAGATGGTTCAAGTTAATTGCAACATTGTACATGGTAGAGCCCATTAACTTTGTTATGACTAAAAAGACCTTGGCTTGGTGTAGCCAACAAACTGCTGAGATTCAGCAGAGGCATTATGCAACTTTCATATTTTGCATACAAGTGGAAGATTCCAAGTTTGAGACCATGATTGAAATGATGCACTTGTACAAGTGGTATTTTCTGTTTGATCTCAGAAGTGTATTTTCTTATTCAGGAAAAAGGCTATGCAAAATGCTTATAAGTTTTATCAATCTTTACCACATAATGGAAAGTTGCAGATGGTTATAAGCAAGCAATGGAgaaggatatatatataatagttcAAGATATCTGCAAGTTGAAAATTACACACTATATTCGAAATTCAGATTTAGAATACGACTACTACAAACGATATTTGTAATATACCAATCCAACAAACCGAAAAGAAATCACCTGAACCGAAAAGCAACGGAGAATAAGTCTAATATAGAGGACACAAACAACTTGAAAAAGTCcacaacaatatatataatgatcATAGAATCCATACCACCAGGATTGAAAAATCTCCTTCCTTGTCAAGATCCTCTTTTGCCAACTGTATGTGGAAGAAATTAACCGTGGAAGTTGGCACATACCCGACCTGGCAATATTTGTTAAAACTTGTCAAACAGAGAtcttgaatttaaataaaaaacaacaGTTATCTTGTTAGAATTATTAAAACTCACCTAAGAGCATTAGCTGTATTATTTTCTTCCTCCACTTCTTCGGATTTTCCCTCtaataacatatttttgttGAACTCTCTCAATGATCCTAACCAACCACCATGGTTTTCCAGTTGTAAACACAATGTATCCCATGCTCAATCCACAAACCAGCCCACATCCATACCCCATCAATATAGAATATTTCCAATTCACAGCATCACCATCTTCACCAGACTTTGTTGGTTTTGGTTCCAAATTCTGCTCATTACTACATTCCTTTGATAAAGGAAGTCCACATAAACCCAAGTTTCCAATGTAGGAATCATTTGTGAAAGTATCAAATTGTTTGCCTCGAGGAATGAGTCCCATGAGATTATTCCAAGAAAGGTTTAATACCTCTAAGAATTTAAGATTTACTAATTGTGCTGGAATTTTTCCTTTGAGCTTGTTTGATGAAAGATCTAATGATTCAAGTGCTGACAAGTTTCCTAATATTGATGGGATAGGACCACTTAAACTATTGTGAGAGAGGTTGAGGACGATAAGTGAATGAAGTTCTCCAACTACCTCAGGTATCTGTCCTTTAAATCGATTATTAGAAAGGTCAATAATTGTCCAAGCGTTTAAGATTTTCAAGAGCTCCATCTCCGACCCTTTTAttgtaataaataaagattcaTAAATATAATAACCTCGATTAGTCCCAGAATATTTCATGTACTTTGGGTCATCTTTGTTTTCACTCTCACTTCTTATAGCTTgaagattttcaaaaaattttgttggtaaGTAGCCATTGAAGTCATTGTGAGAGAGATCGATGATTCGCAAATGAGTGAAGGAAAATTTACCTTCAAAGTTATCAATGCGATCATAGAATCTATTACGTCGCAAGATAAGAACTTGTAGATCTAACTTTTCTAACCAAATCGGAAAAGTGTCAATCAAGTTGTTGTTCCCTATAtctaaaatttctaatttcGAGCAATTAACCAAAGAGCGTGGTAGTGACCCTTCTATCTTGTTGTCATTGATGCCAAAAAGTCTCAACAAACAATccttatgaaaattttcaggTATTTTACCATGAAAACTATTCATGCTTAGATCCACCATTGCAATAGAATTGCTTAAGTTTCCAAGACATTCTGGAATAATTCCATGAAAGTTATTCCTCGACAAATCAAGTGAATACCGTAGTGAACTCATATTGCAAACTGATGAAGGGATTTctccaattaaattgttgtTTGAAACGCTAAAGCCACGCAACGAAGGTTGTAGAGTTGGAAGTCGACCTTGGAGCAAATTTGAGCAGAGATAAGGAGTTTGAATATTGTTTAGAAAAAATTGCCcgataaaaatgtaaaataaaaaaagaatttagcTCAAAAAATGATACTTTTACTTTCCCTTGCACAGCATCTGGCCACTTGCTAGTGCTTGATTGCATGATGGAGTATCCATATTACaatttattaagaaaattttagtggaacttaataatttttttgtataaacTATGAAAAACAATAAGTTGTGATATGGATACTCCATTGTGATTAAAATACTTACTTTGCAcataatttcttctttctacTCTCCCTCGtccctatttttttttaattttcaactgTGAATGTGTAATGAATTACAATACTTAAccttttgattgtttggttttgtattttttatattgatgaatgaaaattttatttaaatgctTAAAATGATTTCTGATATGCacaaattgaataaaaagaaaaaagattacCTGTCAAGCTGTTACAAtccaaataaagaaaatcaagaacagGCAAGCTTCCAATTGTTGCTGgaatttttcctaaaaaattGAGTTCACCCTTTAGGAGTTAGAATTTTCCTACTAAGATTTAAGTCaataaaaagaccactttTCTTTATTGAGCACTAATTATAGGGCTACTTTAttcaactttcttttcttaatagAATTAACTTATGATGAATGAGGTGTGTGTTTTTTCAATGCAAAGGAGGAAAATGTTAAAGagtattttttaaatacttgTTAAGGTGATATTTTTAGGAagatttttgtaattaatatattgaCTTTTGTTGAATTTGTTAAGTATagtatattaatatataaaaacatttttcaaataaaaatttaacaaactTTAACAAGTATTTATATGCATGTCTCAAcgaaatctttttttttttctataatgcataactaattaactaacataaaagtataaatttcctatccaaattattttttcatgaattttttctAAATGGACAAGTAACAAGACCAGCGGATTATAAACTAATTAAGAAAGTTACGGTTTCATGAGTCTTATCACCCACGTTTTGAAATTTggtaattaatatattaatttttcttgaatttggTAAGAATagtatattaaatatataaaagcatttttcaaataaaaatttaacaaaccTTAACAAGTGCTTATAGGCAACTTTTAAcgaaatcttatttttttctttaatgcaTAACTAATTAACATAAAAGTATAAATCTCCAATCCAAGTTATTTTTTCATGAAGTTTTTCGTAATGGAGATCTAATAAATCCGGTGaattttaaactaattaagaaagtcatgatttcatgagttttatcacccacatttatattaaatttgaaatttaaatctttttttttaaattcaagttttcaaggtCAACCTAAATAAAAACTAGAATCATAAATCTAAActgacaaataaatttaatttctctaAAGGAACGCTCACATTAAGCATACCTGTTAGGTTGTTTCGATTGAGACCCAACCATCTTAATTTAGTCAAATTCCCAATTTCTTGAGGCACACTTCCCTCCAAGGCATTGTCAAATAACCATAAATCTTCTAACTCTTGGCACTTGAATAGAGTCAATGGAAGTTGACCTACAATGAGATTATTAGAATAGAATCAATACTTTCAACAAAGATACATTGATCTTAAGGATTGAAGGTAGGAATTTTTATGCAGAGAGCTTTTTATAGAGTTACAATATCTTTTCCACCTTTTAATAAAGTTTCATATATACTTTAAtgcattttcttttgatttatttatttctgtATTaacattatttcttttatcaaattctttttttcacaTGTCATTGTTAGAGATGGATTGACAGCACTtttatcaaattcttttttttttaactttttctcacaaaatataaatagaaaataaaaaatcaaagacagattgaaaaaagcaaaaatataaataaaagaaaacttcAAAAGCATGAATTAATTCTCCATAGAAAgattaattttgtttctatAGTGGACTGCATGGAACCAGTGTTTGGTAGACGAGTGTTGCACCTTTTAATATAACTTaatgctttttcttttgatatttttatttctccattaatacttttttcttttatcaagaAACCTTTTGATGatgaaaaaggagaaatgaaGAGGACAAGCAACTAAAGGAACAACAGCAACAAGTATACCATTAGCGAAAATGAAACTTTTACTTCTCCTTACACACCATCTACCCATTTTCGACTGCTTCATTGCACCAGGGAGTATCAATAGCACAACTgatattcaaaaattaaattttaatcgaactaaataatttttctatataaactatgaaaaaatagtttttcctttttgtataATTAACACATGATTTTTCCATTTGATTCTAATCTAACAAATGGAAACCCTTTAGTAACTAGCAAGTTGATGGTTATCATACTAACTTGAcacttcattttttctttctactgTCTCTTgtctgaattttttttttttttttcaattgtgaatgtataattaattacaataCTTAACCTTTTGCTTGTTTAActttgtatttttatattgatgaacaagaatattatttaaactcttaaaaaaatctttgataTGTACAAACTagataaaaagagaaaagattaCCTGTCAAGCTGTTATTCTCCGAATAAAGATAACGAAGAACAGACAAGCTTCCAATTGTTGCTGGAATTTCACCTGAAAAATTGAGTTCACCCTTTAGAAGTTAGAATTTTCCTACTAAGATTTAAGTCAATAAAAGGACCACTTTTCTTTGTTGAGCACTTTATTCAACTTTtttaggaaaataaaaaagaccatttttctttgttgaacACTAATGACACGGTTGAAGTATTCTTCATTGActaaaattacatgaaattagCGTATGAAAGAGGAGAAGCGTGAAGCACATATGTACATGTCTTCCTCCTTTTGAAAGATTCATTCttctactttttttattacaagTAATAATGAACAAGAAAATAACTTTCTTCAACACATAATGAATCCAATTCTTGTCCCACAATCTccactttaaaatttaagaaatgaaattaactttatatttcatttttttattgaattcacaatttattttaatttgtgtaACTCAATCCAATTCATACGTTAATTCCTATGTAGTTTTAGAGGAAAGTCATGTTATGATGAGTTTTTATCACCCACACTTTTGcaatatttgaaatttaaatatcttttttcaaattaaaattttcaagttaaaattaaatgaaaattaaaatcataaatctgAACTcatgattaaaattaaattaccaaCTAATCATTTAAATTGTCTAAAGTAAAAAAGGTTTGAATGGGATTTTTCATCCCTTCTCTTTTTGAAATATAATCTATAATTACTGCTTCtcaaaaaaaacaattatctAAAGGAAGGCTCACATTAAGCATACCTGTTAAGTTGTTACGATAGAGGTGCAACCAAATTACTTTGGTCAAATTCCCGATTTCTTGAGGCACACTTCCCTCCAAGGCATTTTGAGATAAATCTAGCTCTTCTAACTCTTGGCACTTAAATAGAGCTGATGGAAGTTGACCTATAATGAGATTATTAAGATTGAAATCAATATTTGCAATAAAGATATATTGATCTTAAGGATTGAACGTATATACGAATTTATATGCTGAAAGAGTGATGCATGTTTCGAAAGATAAGATTATGAATACGTTGAGGAAAATGGACAAATAGCCTTATCAAGAGGAAAAAGGTGAAGCAAGCATGCCACCTACTTCACGTTTAAACCATCCTTTTGTCATCCATGACAAGGTTGAACTATATATCCTTTAGTGACTCAAATTATGAATAcgttagcaaaatggacaaaTGGTCTTGTCACCCACACTTATactatatatgaaattaaatctctttttttttaattcaaatttttaagttcaaCTTAAATGAAAACTAAAATCATAAGTCTGAACtcacaaataaaaacaaattatcaacgaatcattttaatttatctaaaaGAAGATCCACATTAAGCGTACCTGTTAAGTTGTTGTTATCgagatataaatatcttaaTCTAGTCAAATTCCCAATTTCTTGAGGCACACTTCCCTCCAAGACATTGTTAGTTAAAGATAAGAATTCTAACGCTTTGCACTTGAATACAGCTGATGGAATTTGACCTATAATGAGATTATTAGTGTTCAAATCAATATatgcaataaaaatatattaatgatcAAGAAAGCTGATTACTATGCAACCTGAAAGCTGATTATTGTCCAAATATAACCTTTTCAACTTGGAAAGATTTCCAATTGCTATAGGAATCTGCCCCTTCAAATCATTGTCATACAAGATCAACTTCTCAAGGTTTGACAAAGAGCCCAATGAAGATGGGATAACACCAGAGAAGTTGTTACTGTACAGAAGCAAGCTATGAAGTTGAGTGAAGGAATCAAACCATGATGGGATTTCTCCACGAAAGTTGTTGTGACCaaagtttatatatttcaGTGAAGACAAATTAGCCAACTCCATGGACAATAAGCCATGAAAATGATTAAATCTGATGTCAAgctcagaaagaaaagatagaTTTCCCAAGGGAGGTGGGATGGTGCCTATAAGACCCATGTGAGAAAGATTAAGAGCGGTGACTCTTTGATGATGGGATCCGCAAGTGACACCAATCCAGTTGCAAACAGAGGTAGCACTAGTCCAGTTGGTTGCCAACAGGTTTTGAGGGTCATGGGTGACATGGGCTTTAAGTGCAAGAAGAGCCAATTGGTCAGTGGTGGTGCTGGGTGATTCCTCTGACAAAGTAGTCACAAAGTTGCACAACACCACCACAAATACCTTAAGAGGGAGGAGGAAGCCAATATTTCCCATATGGTTGTATCTGTGGTTGAGggaaattaagaaagaaacaaGTCAATTAATTGGTTGAATCATTGTGCTTGTAGATGCTGGTTCTTTAAATACTAATACATGCATGTTTCGAAAGGTATGCATATCAATACATTGAAGCATTTTTTACGAAATTATGCGTTGAGTGCACGGCGAAGCATTGTAGAAAGTCCCTAGAAATCAAGAAAAGTAAACAGTAAAATGGACATATGGCCCTACCAAGAGGAAAAGGGTGAAGCATGCCCTCCAGTTCACAtttgaattttccttttttcgtCCATGATACGGTTGAACTTTCCTTTTGTCGTCCATGACACGGTTGAGCTATCTTTCATTGACTAAAATTATGTGATTACAGTATCAGAGACGAAAAGCATGAAGGTACCGAGTGTTTTCCTGGTATCATATTGGTCCCAACTCTCAAGGCTCCAGCTAGCATTGAATATGACCTATGGGTAGCAGTCTTCACGTAGAGTTATATTCTTTTTTGACACATATTCGTAGataattaacataaaatatgACTAGTACTCCATTAAAAGAGTTTTCTGTGAAAGGTTCAGGTAGTAGCTAAGTAGCAGAGCACTTTATAATTTTCCCTTGAATCTTATCTAGTCACCCTTGTTATGCATTTCCTTTAACTTGTTCAACAAGAGGGTTCTCTATGTAATAGCTAATAGTTTAGCAGCATTAGCATTATCAGTCTCCCTACAGCTGCACAAAATTTTCAGTCTTCATAGCTCAATGACAATGTTCCAAAGGTACTGCCCTTCCTCGTGGACTCTTAAAGCAATAGTAACCAAACCGCATCCTCCTTCATATTCAAATTCCACTTCCTGAGAATCAACCATTATTCTCTGGGGTTGAGTGGATGAGAAGGCTCCAAACAGGCCACAGCCTCGAACTTTCAAGCTAATAGTTGTAGTTTTCTCATATTCATATTTCAACTCCTTGATGGCCCCTCCTGAATTGACCATCTTCATTAGACCTATGGGAGCGAACTTAGCCCCATTGGACAGGGCCTTAACAGGAACAACAGTAAAAACCTCGTATTCTCGAGGCCTTAGTGTAACTGACATGGATGCATTCTTTGGAAGATAACGCACCTCTCCTGCAATTGGCACCACAGAAAGTTCATCAGAAATCGAAGAGGAATTGTTTTCTGTGCAATTTTCAACATGATGGTTTCTTCTGCATAGCCTCAA contains:
- the LOC18593199 gene encoding receptor like protein 30 isoform X2; the encoded protein is MGNIGFLLPLKVFVVVLCNFVTTLSEESPSTTTDQLALLALKAHVTHDPQNLLATNWTSATSVCNWIGVTCGSHHQRVTALNLSHMGLIGTIPPPLGNLSFLSELDIRFNHFHGLLSMELANLSSLKYINFGHNNFRGEIPSWFDSFTQLHSLLLYSNNFSGVIPSSLGSLSNLEKLILYDNDLKGQIPIAIGNLSKLKRLYLDNNQLSGQIPSAVFKCKALEFLSLTNNVLEGSVPQEIGNLTRLRYLYLDNNNLTGQLPSALFKCQELEELDLSQNALEGSVPQEIGNLTKVIWLHLYRNNLTGEIPATIGSLSVLRYLYSENNSLTGQLPLTLFKCQELEDLWLFDNALEGSVPQEIGNLTKLRWLGLNRNNLTGKIPATIGSLPVLDFLYLDCNSLTGRLPTLQPSLRGFSVSNNNLIGEIPSSVCNMSSLRYSLDLSRNNFHGIIPECLGNLSNSIAMVDLSMNSFHGKIPENFHKDCLLRLFGINDNKIEGSLPRSLVNCSKLEILDIGNNNLIDTFPIWLEKLDLQVLILRRNRFYDRIDNFEGKFSFTHLRIIDLSHNDFNGYLPTKFFENLQAIRSESENKDDPKYMKYSGTNRGYYIYESLFITIKGSEMELLKILNAWTIIDLSNNRFKGQIPEVVGELHSLIVLNLSHNSLSGPIPSILGNLSALESLDLSSNKLKGKIPAQLVNLKFLEVLNLSWNNLMGLIPRGKQFDTFTNDSYIGNLGLCGLPLSKECSNEQNLEPKPTKSGEDGDAVNWKYSILMGYGCGLVCGLSMGYIVFTTGKPWWLVRIIERVQQKYVIRGKIRRSGGRK